In Candidatus Promineifilum breve, one genomic interval encodes:
- a CDS encoding sulfatase, with translation MARRQVQAQAGRPNVIFIVVDALRPDHLSGYGYERPTSPNLDAFMASGARFAEATSTSSWTYPSNAAMLTGLMPSHIGVKDWASPPGVVPAERTLLAELLHDAGYQNVGFVTNYFLWPKFGLNQGFDHYDRLNGSERAEDLNQMAFDWLTEHPDAGESQPLFLYMYYYDSHSWYDPPAPYDTLYDSTYTGSLTPELYGHGRSVIAGELVLEPRDVEYLLALYDGEITYWDIHFQQLMDRLAAEGLLENALVVVTSDHGEMFGEHGKWLHGNSLYEEVLRVPLLIRYPGVVAAGRVSDTPVMTTDLMPTVLDLLNLPVPDGLDSLSLKPLLTEEPGAIAERPIYAEMNGEVNPTSISYGVAPRYHLRSIKEGNRKYILAFGVPEENVLYQVEPNSLYEGENIIADYPAQAEDFHYRLYSWFQLPTQFRLIPVMFQE, from the coding sequence ATGGCCCGCCGACAGGTTCAGGCCCAGGCCGGCCGGCCGAACGTCATTTTCATCGTGGTCGACGCCCTGCGCCCCGACCACTTGTCGGGCTATGGCTACGAGCGGCCGACCTCACCCAACCTCGACGCCTTTATGGCTTCCGGCGCTCGTTTCGCCGAAGCGACGTCCACCTCTTCCTGGACGTATCCCTCCAACGCCGCCATGCTGACCGGTCTGATGCCGTCGCATATCGGCGTGAAGGACTGGGCCAGCCCGCCCGGCGTCGTGCCCGCCGAGCGCACTCTGCTGGCGGAGTTGCTCCACGATGCCGGCTACCAAAACGTCGGCTTTGTCACCAACTACTTTCTCTGGCCGAAGTTTGGGCTGAACCAGGGCTTTGATCATTATGACCGGCTGAACGGCTCGGAACGGGCCGAGGACCTCAACCAAATGGCGTTCGACTGGCTCACCGAGCACCCGGACGCGGGCGAGAGCCAACCCCTCTTTCTGTATATGTATTATTATGATTCGCATTCCTGGTATGATCCGCCGGCGCCCTACGATACGCTCTACGATTCTACCTATACCGGCTCCTTGACACCGGAGTTGTACGGCCACGGACGCTCAGTCATTGCCGGCGAGCTTGTCCTGGAACCGCGCGACGTGGAGTATTTGCTGGCCCTCTACGATGGCGAGATCACTTACTGGGATATTCATTTTCAACAGTTGATGGATCGCCTGGCGGCCGAAGGGCTGCTGGAGAACGCCCTGGTGGTGGTTACCTCCGACCATGGCGAAATGTTCGGCGAACACGGCAAGTGGTTGCACGGCAACTCTCTCTATGAGGAGGTCTTGCGGGTGCCCCTTCTCATTCGTTATCCCGGCGTCGTGGCCGCCGGCCGGGTGAGTGACACGCCGGTTATGACCACCGACCTGATGCCGACGGTGCTCGACCTGCTTAACCTGCCCGTGCCGGACGGGTTGGATAGCCTCAGTCTGAAACCCTTGCTGACGGAAGAGCCGGGCGCTATCGCCGAGCGGCCGATCTATGCCGAGATGAACGGCGAGGTGAACCCAACGTCTATCAGTTATGGGGTGGCCCCGAGATACCATCTGCGCTCGATCAAGGAAGGCAACAGGAAGTACATCCTGGCCTTCGGCGTTCCCGAAGAAAACGTGCTCTATCAAGTCGAGCCGAATTCTC
- the polA gene encoding DNA polymerase I, whose protein sequence is MTAEKLVLIDGHALAYRMFFALPLESFTTKSGEPTNATFGFTRTLLDLILAAEPPRYLAVSFDTGATFRDDLFADYKGTREKMPDELSVQIERIKQVVRALNIPILELEGFEADDVLGTVAGQVRGQAPVHIITGDRDLLQLVDDNTRVELPSRRPGQPGEVYDAEGVVGYLGVRPDQVVDYKALVGDISDNIPGVKGIGEKTAVKLLAEYGTLANLYAHLDDIKGALRQKLADGRPAADLSYQLARIVIDAPITINLQECLTRDFDAAPVLALFRELEFRSLAKSLMAGLDAEDVAEPVVEGQGWQPTQVVIVRDEAALEEMRQALDGAKWISFDLETDSLERMSTGIVGFCLAVAPPTAYYVPVGHLSGAAQADSGQMNLFAGSAEPAPGQLSIARVLDAIRPALTNPAIPKVAHNAKFDCMILERYGIDVAPVRFDTMIAEWLTDPATKHKGLKDLARHRLGAEMTDIENLIGRGKTQVTFAQVPIETAAPYGAADADMTLRLLPLLQREVEEKGLTKLNDLEMALMPVIAAMERAGVRIDVDFFRHMSQDLAAALLRLEQIIYEIAGEPFNINSTQQLSDILFKKLQLPREGLKKIASGHYSTAADVLEGLKASDSTGIIAAILEHRELGKLKSTYTDALPLLINPATGRLHTSFSQIGAVTGRLASSNPNLQNIPIRSEVGQQLRRGFVTEPGWLFLSADYSQVELRILAHITHDETLVSAFRDDLDIHTATAAAIYGIPLESVTKNQRRFAKTINFGLIYGMGAFRLARETGLTLGEAEKYVVKYFDQLPGVERYLQETKHMARTKGYVETLFGRRRYFPVFKSLMGDANRQATQRAEREAINHPIQGTAADIIKYAMIRLHDELTARYRARLLLQVHDELLLEVPQEEIEEVRQLVIDVMTNAFELDVPLKVEVETGNNWLELKS, encoded by the coding sequence ATGACCGCCGAAAAACTGGTGCTCATCGACGGCCACGCGCTGGCCTACCGGATGTTCTTCGCCCTGCCGCTGGAATCGTTCACGACCAAGAGCGGCGAGCCGACCAACGCCACCTTCGGTTTCACCCGCACGTTGCTCGATCTCATCCTGGCCGCCGAACCGCCGCGCTATCTGGCCGTCAGCTTCGACACCGGGGCGACCTTTCGCGATGACCTGTTCGCCGATTACAAGGGCACGCGCGAGAAGATGCCCGACGAATTGAGCGTGCAGATCGAGCGCATCAAGCAGGTCGTCCGCGCCCTGAATATCCCCATCCTGGAACTGGAGGGATTCGAGGCCGATGACGTGCTGGGCACGGTGGCCGGACAGGTGCGCGGTCAGGCCCCGGTCCACATCATCACCGGCGACCGCGACCTGCTGCAACTGGTGGACGACAACACGCGCGTCGAGCTGCCGTCGCGGCGGCCGGGGCAGCCGGGCGAGGTCTACGACGCCGAGGGCGTGGTCGGCTATCTCGGCGTGCGGCCCGATCAGGTGGTCGATTACAAGGCGTTGGTGGGCGACATCAGCGACAACATCCCCGGCGTGAAGGGCATCGGCGAGAAGACGGCCGTCAAGCTGCTGGCCGAATACGGCACACTGGCTAACCTCTACGCCCACCTCGACGACATCAAGGGCGCGCTGCGCCAGAAGCTGGCTGACGGCCGCCCGGCGGCCGACCTGAGCTACCAACTGGCGCGCATCGTCATCGACGCGCCCATCACCATCAACTTGCAGGAGTGCCTGACGCGCGACTTCGACGCCGCGCCGGTGCTGGCCCTTTTCCGCGAACTGGAGTTCCGCTCGCTGGCCAAATCTCTCATGGCCGGGCTGGATGCCGAAGACGTGGCCGAGCCGGTGGTCGAGGGGCAGGGCTGGCAGCCGACGCAGGTGGTCATCGTCCGCGACGAGGCCGCGCTGGAGGAGATGCGCCAGGCATTGGACGGCGCCAAGTGGATCAGCTTCGACCTGGAGACCGATAGTCTGGAGCGCATGTCGACCGGCATCGTCGGCTTCTGCCTGGCCGTGGCCCCGCCCACGGCCTACTACGTGCCCGTCGGCCACCTGAGCGGCGCGGCCCAGGCTGACTCCGGCCAGATGAATCTGTTCGCCGGGTCGGCCGAGCCGGCCCCCGGCCAACTGTCCATCGCCCGCGTCCTCGACGCCATCCGCCCGGCGCTGACCAACCCGGCCATTCCCAAGGTGGCCCACAACGCCAAGTTCGACTGCATGATCCTGGAGCGCTATGGCATCGATGTGGCCCCGGTGCGCTTCGATACGATGATCGCCGAATGGCTGACCGACCCGGCGACCAAGCACAAGGGACTGAAGGATTTGGCCCGCCACCGGCTGGGGGCGGAGATGACCGACATCGAAAACCTGATCGGCCGCGGCAAGACGCAGGTGACGTTCGCCCAGGTGCCGATTGAGACGGCCGCGCCCTATGGCGCGGCCGACGCCGATATGACCCTGCGCCTGCTGCCGCTCTTGCAGCGCGAAGTGGAAGAGAAGGGGCTGACCAAGCTCAACGACCTGGAGATGGCCCTCATGCCGGTCATCGCCGCGATGGAGCGCGCCGGGGTGCGCATCGACGTCGATTTCTTCCGCCATATGTCGCAAGACCTGGCGGCGGCGCTGCTGCGGCTGGAGCAGATCATCTACGAGATCGCCGGCGAGCCGTTCAACATCAATTCGACCCAGCAATTGAGCGACATCCTGTTCAAGAAGCTGCAACTGCCGCGCGAGGGCCTGAAGAAGATCGCCAGCGGCCACTACTCCACGGCCGCCGACGTGCTGGAAGGGCTGAAGGCCAGCGACAGCACCGGTATCATCGCCGCCATCCTGGAGCACCGCGAGCTGGGCAAGCTCAAGAGCACCTACACCGACGCCCTGCCGCTGCTGATCAACCCGGCCACCGGCCGCCTGCACACCAGCTTCAGCCAGATCGGCGCGGTCACCGGCCGGTTGGCGAGCAGCAACCCCAACTTGCAGAACATCCCCATCCGTAGCGAGGTCGGCCAGCAGTTGCGGCGCGGCTTCGTCACCGAGCCGGGCTGGCTGTTCCTGTCGGCCGACTATTCGCAGGTGGAGTTGCGCATCCTGGCCCACATCACCCACGACGAGACGCTGGTCAGCGCCTTCCGCGATGACCTGGACATCCACACGGCCACGGCCGCGGCCATCTACGGCATCCCGCTGGAGAGCGTGACCAAGAATCAGCGCCGCTTCGCCAAGACGATCAACTTCGGCCTCATCTACGGCATGGGCGCGTTCCGGCTGGCGCGCGAGACGGGTCTGACGCTGGGCGAGGCCGAAAAGTACGTGGTCAAATATTTCGACCAACTGCCCGGCGTCGAGCGCTATTTGCAGGAAACGAAGCACATGGCCCGCACCAAGGGCTACGTGGAGACGCTCTTCGGCCGCCGCCGCTACTTCCCGGTCTTCAAATCGTTGATGGGCGACGCCAACCGCCAGGCCACCCAACGGGCCGAGCGCGAGGCCATCAACCACCCCATCCAGGGTACGGCGGCCGACATCATCAAGTACGCCATGATCCGGCTGCACGACGAGCTAACGGCCCGCTATCGCGCCCGACTGCTGCTCCAGGTGCACGACGAGTTGCTGCTGGAAGTGCCCCAGGAAGAGATCGAAGAGGTGCGCCAACTGGTCATCGACGTGATGACCAATGCCTTCGAGCTGGACGTGCCGCTCAAGGTCGAGGTCGAGACGGGCAACAATTGGCTGGAATTGAAAAGTTAG
- a CDS encoding endonuclease/exonuclease/phosphatase family protein, with amino-acid sequence MIARFQLLMAILISLFFAPSWVLAQAALLPIGAIQGAADVSPTLNRFVNFRGVVVGRYEDQNTRGDVYYTLFVQDAAGASDGDSATSDAIAVFLGRQPRDDIPLGATVLVGGKVTEFYGLTEIDDKGLVVSVEAAAGVLPPPVMLDPPPDVSEAAAYFEALEGMRVAYDGAVIVAGPTHEGCGLAVIGEAFAAELPTIRRAEDDPTGRVVPVLYPSDRTCDDIPQVKTGDRITGLAGALTYNFDQFKIIFDAADQLTVEASAMPAAPDLPALGPQQIGVISLNAEDYFDTVRDTAEEGEPVPMAEEVAARQHKLAHVIATVFHCPTLIGLQEVEHAALLDGLAAELAESCGFAYQVSHLETPDARGIDNALLSDPRRVAVGSVALRQTCSPVPTLVTDASLSCPPGEEPLFGRPPLEVEAVIDGQAYTLYVNHFKSKRDGETETELERIRQAVYLNGLAAERLAADPQARLIALGDFNDTDLSPALALLSDPAQGGHFRSALDRLPAAERYTYNFGGLSEQIDAVLLSPAVAAELDWAAVVHSNTDYPAGWRLDTSPERLPFRVSDHDAVVVALGETTDDRPPTAEPTAEPTIAPTAAPTIEPTAAPTAITSVISPRPTAEAAAEPLPLNRPSAAEKGWRPYLWLGGLAVVAFIGILFLRARR; translated from the coding sequence ATGATCGCGCGCTTTCAATTGCTGATGGCCATCTTGATATCGTTGTTCTTCGCGCCATCTTGGGTGTTGGCTCAGGCCGCGCTGTTGCCCATCGGTGCGATCCAGGGCGCGGCCGACGTCTCGCCTACTCTCAACCGCTTCGTCAACTTTCGCGGCGTGGTCGTCGGCCGCTATGAGGACCAGAATACGCGCGGTGATGTCTACTACACCCTCTTCGTGCAGGACGCGGCCGGCGCATCCGACGGCGACTCGGCCACCTCCGACGCCATCGCCGTCTTCCTCGGCCGCCAGCCGCGCGACGACATCCCCCTCGGCGCGACGGTGCTCGTCGGCGGCAAGGTGACCGAGTTCTACGGGCTGACCGAGATCGACGACAAAGGGTTGGTCGTGTCGGTTGAGGCCGCGGCCGGAGTGCTGCCGCCGCCGGTCATGCTGGATCCGCCGCCCGACGTGAGCGAGGCGGCGGCCTATTTTGAGGCGCTGGAAGGGATGCGCGTGGCCTACGACGGCGCGGTCATCGTCGCCGGGCCGACGCATGAGGGCTGCGGCTTGGCCGTCATCGGTGAGGCATTTGCCGCCGAACTACCCACCATTCGCCGCGCCGAGGATGACCCCACCGGCCGTGTCGTGCCTGTCCTCTATCCCAGCGACCGGACGTGCGACGACATCCCCCAGGTCAAGACCGGCGACCGCATCACCGGCCTGGCCGGGGCGCTGACCTATAACTTCGACCAGTTCAAGATCATCTTCGACGCCGCCGATCAACTGACCGTGGAGGCGAGCGCCATGCCCGCCGCGCCGGATCTACCCGCGCTCGGCCCCCAGCAGATCGGTGTCATCTCGCTCAATGCCGAGGACTACTTCGACACCGTGCGCGATACGGCCGAGGAGGGCGAACCCGTGCCGATGGCCGAGGAAGTCGCCGCCCGCCAACACAAGCTGGCCCACGTCATCGCCACCGTATTCCATTGCCCGACGCTCATCGGCCTGCAAGAAGTGGAGCACGCGGCCTTGCTCGACGGCTTGGCCGCCGAACTGGCTGAGTCGTGCGGCTTTGCCTATCAGGTGAGCCATCTGGAAACGCCCGACGCCCGCGGCATCGACAACGCGCTGCTGAGCGACCCGCGCCGGGTGGCCGTCGGCAGCGTCGCCTTGCGGCAGACTTGCTCGCCCGTGCCCACTTTGGTTACTGATGCGTCGCTGAGTTGCCCGCCGGGCGAGGAGCCGCTCTTCGGCCGCCCGCCGCTGGAGGTCGAAGCCGTAATTGACGGCCAGGCGTACACGCTCTACGTTAACCACTTCAAATCCAAGCGCGACGGCGAGACGGAGACCGAGTTGGAGCGTATCCGGCAGGCGGTCTACCTCAACGGACTGGCCGCCGAGCGGTTGGCGGCCGACCCGCAGGCGCGTCTCATCGCCCTGGGTGACTTCAACGACACCGACCTGTCGCCGGCGCTGGCCCTGCTGAGCGACCCGGCCCAGGGCGGCCATTTCCGCAGCGCGCTGGACCGCCTGCCGGCGGCCGAACGCTACACCTACAACTTCGGCGGCCTCAGCGAGCAGATCGATGCCGTGTTGCTGTCTCCGGCCGTGGCCGCCGAGTTGGACTGGGCGGCCGTTGTGCACAGCAACACCGACTATCCCGCCGGCTGGCGGCTGGATACGTCGCCGGAGCGGCTGCCGTTCCGCGTGTCGGACCACGACGCGGTGGTGGTGGCGCTGGGGGAGACCACGGACGACAGACCGCCGACCGCGGAGCCGACGGCCGAACCGACCATAGCGCCAACGGCCGCGCCAACCATCGAACCGACCGCTGCGCCGACGGCCATAACGTCTGTAATCAGCCCGCGGCCGACGGCCGAGGCGGCCGCCGAACCGCTACCGCTCAACCGCCCGTCGGCCGCGGAGAAGGGCTGGCGGCCTTATCTATGGCTTGGCGGCTTGGCCGTCGTGGCCTTCATTGGTATCCTGTTCCTGCGGGCGCGCCGCTGA
- a CDS encoding DNA alkylation repair protein, which translates to MTTAYDEILRRLRQQADPAAVAGMAHYGIVGQEVFGVKVPVLRALAKEFGRDHALAGQLWAYPSRETRVLATMIDHWRWVDEAQMEAWVVDIDSWEVCDQACGNLFAHTPFAYAKAMEWSARPDEFVKRAGFVLMADLAHRDQKTTDAALAAFLPVIEREAGDGRNFVKKAVNWALRDIGKRNPALNAQAIATAERLIARPEPPARWNGRDALRELTSKKVQAMLLKR; encoded by the coding sequence ATGACGACAGCTTATGATGAAATCCTGCGCCGCCTGCGCCAACAGGCTGACCCGGCGGCCGTGGCCGGCATGGCCCACTACGGCATCGTCGGGCAAGAGGTCTTCGGCGTCAAGGTTCCCGTGTTGCGGGCCCTGGCTAAAGAGTTCGGCCGCGACCATGCGTTGGCCGGGCAACTATGGGCCTATCCCAGCCGCGAGACCCGCGTCCTGGCGACGATGATCGACCATTGGCGCTGGGTCGATGAGGCCCAGATGGAGGCCTGGGTCGTGGACATTGACAGTTGGGAGGTATGCGATCAGGCGTGCGGCAACCTGTTCGCCCACACGCCATTCGCCTATGCGAAGGCGATGGAATGGAGCGCCCGGCCGGATGAGTTCGTCAAGCGCGCCGGCTTCGTCCTCATGGCCGACCTGGCTCACCGCGACCAGAAGACGACCGACGCGGCGCTGGCGGCCTTCCTGCCGGTCATCGAACGCGAGGCGGGCGACGGCCGCAACTTCGTCAAAAAGGCGGTCAACTGGGCGCTGCGCGACATCGGCAAGCGCAACCCGGCGCTCAACGCCCAGGCCATCGCCACCGCCGAACGCCTCATCGCTCGGCCTGAGCCGCCCGCCCGCTGGAACGGCCGCGACGCGCTGCGCGAGCTGACGAGCAAGAAGGTGCAGGCTATGTTGCTTAAGCGGTAA
- the lon gene encoding endopeptidase La has translation MNNVFEAKPIPVVPLRGGTVFPGVTTTVSIGRRTSLAAVHAAIERGGDLLVVVQRDAEVETPGFDDLFPVGILATARDMLRTPVGIQMLVELHRRVQLTGIDGNDPFLIGRYEELAEEDAIDEELKVETIAYLEKYIELVGETNQQIMTMTRASRTTGELADYVAGLISLPFDVEIALLSDLNGRSRLEKILEHLRQEVRIADIRSKIQSDAHQGAEKAQRDFMLREQMKAIRKELGDDDEDAPEDLRSKIENAGMPEKVLERALSELKRLEYQGQQSAEASVIRTYLEWLTELPWTNETEDNFDIGHVRQVLDADHFGLEDVKERIVEYVAVRKLAGKDMKGAIINLNGPPGVGKTSIATSVARAVGREMVRISLGGVRDEAEIRGHRRTYIGAIPGRIIRALRDAKTRNPVIVLDEIDKVGTDWRGDPASALLEVLDPEQNHSFTDHYLEVPFDLSQVIFITTSNQLSTIPAALLDRMESITMPGYIEDEKLAIARQYLLKKQQEANGIGGLEVNIDDEALRGLIRYHTLEAGVRQLERNLGKVVRKLAVRVASGETGPFTVAEADVDEIMGPRKFTYGVIEEQDEIGLVTGLAVNAYGGNTLPIEVSLSEGNGRITLTGSLGDVMQESAQAALTYARSNARSLGLEPAIFDKVNVHIHVPDGATPKDGPSAGIAMATAIISAFTRRPVRRDVAMTGEVTLRGKVLPIGGLKSKTIAAHRAGIKTVLLPKDNAKDIPELPERIRQDLELIPVGHLDEVIAVALLEPVGPVMKVGDEKAAEPIVMPPPVTNGNAGERIGRIN, from the coding sequence ATGAATAACGTATTTGAAGCAAAACCGATCCCTGTCGTGCCGCTGCGCGGCGGCACAGTCTTTCCCGGTGTCACCACCACGGTGTCGATTGGCCGGCGCACGTCGCTGGCCGCCGTCCACGCGGCCATCGAGCGCGGCGGCGACCTGCTGGTCGTCGTCCAGCGCGACGCCGAAGTGGAAACCCCCGGCTTCGACGACCTCTTCCCCGTCGGCATTCTGGCGACGGCGCGCGACATGCTGCGCACGCCGGTCGGTATCCAGATGCTGGTGGAACTCCACCGCCGCGTGCAGTTGACCGGCATCGACGGCAATGATCCGTTTCTCATCGGCCGCTACGAAGAACTGGCCGAGGAAGACGCCATTGACGAAGAACTCAAGGTGGAGACCATCGCCTACCTGGAGAAGTACATCGAACTGGTGGGCGAAACCAACCAGCAGATTATGACCATGACCCGCGCCAGCCGCACGACCGGCGAACTGGCCGACTACGTCGCCGGGCTGATTAGCCTGCCGTTCGACGTGGAAATCGCTCTGCTGAGCGACCTGAACGGCCGCTCGCGGCTGGAGAAAATCCTGGAGCATCTGCGCCAGGAAGTGCGCATCGCCGACATCCGCAGCAAGATTCAGAGCGACGCCCACCAGGGCGCGGAGAAGGCCCAGCGCGACTTCATGCTACGCGAGCAGATGAAGGCCATCCGTAAGGAACTGGGCGACGACGACGAAGACGCGCCTGAAGATTTACGCAGCAAGATCGAGAACGCCGGCATGCCGGAGAAGGTGCTGGAGCGCGCCCTGAGCGAACTGAAGCGGCTGGAGTACCAGGGGCAGCAGTCGGCCGAGGCCAGCGTCATTCGCACTTATCTGGAGTGGCTGACCGAACTGCCGTGGACGAACGAGACCGAGGACAACTTCGACATCGGCCACGTGCGCCAGGTGCTCGACGCCGACCACTTCGGCCTGGAAGACGTGAAGGAGCGCATCGTGGAATACGTGGCCGTGCGCAAGCTGGCCGGTAAAGACATGAAGGGCGCCATCATCAATCTCAACGGCCCGCCCGGCGTCGGCAAGACGTCGATCGCCACCTCCGTGGCCCGCGCCGTCGGCCGCGAGATGGTACGCATCAGCCTGGGCGGCGTGCGCGACGAGGCCGAGATTCGCGGCCACCGCCGCACCTACATCGGGGCTATTCCCGGCCGCATCATCCGCGCCCTGCGCGATGCCAAGACGCGCAACCCGGTCATCGTCCTGGACGAGATCGACAAGGTCGGCACCGATTGGCGCGGCGACCCCGCCTCGGCCCTGCTGGAAGTGCTCGACCCGGAGCAGAACCACAGCTTCACCGATCACTACCTGGAAGTGCCCTTCGACCTGAGCCAGGTGATCTTCATCACCACGTCGAACCAACTGAGCACCATCCCGGCCGCCCTGCTGGATCGCATGGAGTCGATCACCATGCCCGGCTACATCGAGGACGAGAAGCTGGCCATCGCCCGGCAATACCTGCTGAAGAAGCAGCAGGAGGCCAACGGCATCGGCGGGTTGGAAGTCAACATCGACGACGAGGCCTTGCGCGGGCTGATCCGCTACCACACGCTGGAGGCGGGCGTCCGCCAGTTGGAGCGCAACCTGGGCAAGGTTGTGCGCAAGCTGGCCGTGCGCGTGGCTTCGGGCGAGACGGGGCCGTTCACGGTGGCCGAGGCCGACGTGGACGAGATCATGGGGCCGCGCAAGTTCACCTATGGCGTCATCGAGGAGCAGGACGAGATCGGTCTGGTGACCGGGCTGGCCGTCAACGCCTATGGCGGCAACACGCTGCCCATCGAGGTTAGTCTGAGCGAGGGCAACGGCCGCATCACCCTGACCGGTTCGCTGGGCGACGTGATGCAGGAATCGGCCCAGGCGGCGCTGACCTACGCGCGGTCGAACGCGCGCAGTTTGGGGCTGGAACCGGCCATCTTCGACAAGGTCAACGTCCACATCCACGTGCCCGACGGGGCCACGCCCAAGGACGGGCCGAGCGCGGGCATCGCCATGGCGACGGCCATCATCTCCGCCTTCACCCGGCGGCCGGTGCGACGCGACGTCGCCATGACCGGCGAAGTGACGCTGCGCGGCAAGGTGCTGCCCATCGGCGGCCTGAAGTCGAAGACCATCGCCGCCCACCGCGCGGGGATCAAGACCGTGCTGCTGCCCAAGGACAACGCCAAGGACATCCCCGAGCTGCCGGAGCGCATCCGCCAGGATTTGGAACTGATCCCGGTCGGCCACCTGGACGAGGTGATCGCCGTGGCCTTGCTGGAGCCGGTGGGGCCGGTGATGAAGGTGGGGGATGAGAAGGCGGCCGAGCCGATTGTCATGCCGCCGCCGGTGACTAATGGGAATGCGGGGGAGCGGATTGGGCGAATTAATTAG
- a CDS encoding retropepsin-like aspartic protease, protein MTPYNSELFDPPAPLAAVEVRGSDRESALITISMLIDSGADVTLVPKSCVDNLGITVVADQTYELMGFDGSRSFAPVVWVEMIFLKRIFRGRFLIIDQEWGILGRDVLNHLPIVLDGPKLSWGEAPR, encoded by the coding sequence ATGACGCCTTATAATAGCGAGCTATTCGATCCGCCTGCGCCTCTGGCCGCCGTCGAAGTCCGAGGTTCAGATCGTGAATCCGCGCTCATTACCATCTCGATGTTGATTGACTCCGGGGCTGATGTTACCCTCGTTCCAAAATCATGCGTCGACAACCTTGGCATTACGGTTGTGGCGGATCAGACGTATGAATTGATGGGATTCGACGGAAGTCGAAGTTTTGCGCCGGTTGTGTGGGTTGAAATGATCTTCCTCAAGCGGATTTTCAGGGGTCGATTTCTAATAATAGACCAGGAATGGGGAATATTGGGTCGCGATGTCTTAAACCACCTTCCAATCGTGTTGGACGGCCCGAAGCTGAGTTGGGGCGAAGCGCCCCGTTGA
- a CDS encoding LysM peptidoglycan-binding domain-containing protein — MSKGKLTAAEWEMVKDAPFWVNRILNAADNRVAIFGRRRDAKALEEAMKAYKTGNALLRDMAADDSDPAKEIEKASVEDAELALGRIATIVDQKLGDDDLRELRAFLLAAGRGVAGASREGVLGDKVSDKEEAVLKRVETALRPSAYSQAKPAPKPAPKPAGPAATAGATTQPKPVAPTPKPAAAQPKPAPAMPKRDDDDDEAKAKAREEAKARQERARQNAAAKAEARKEEEAKERLEKARQEAEARHREAQAEREARAKAEAEAAAAREEAAALEAAAEKQAAAAPKYTQFIAEHTVVAGDNLSFISQRYYGHQGNFRIIYEANRDVIGDNMSLIRPGQVLKIPKL, encoded by the coding sequence ATGTCCAAAGGAAAACTGACAGCAGCCGAATGGGAAATGGTCAAGGATGCGCCTTTCTGGGTGAATCGTATCCTGAACGCGGCCGACAACCGGGTGGCTATTTTTGGCCGGCGGCGCGATGCCAAGGCGCTGGAAGAGGCGATGAAGGCCTATAAGACCGGCAACGCCTTGCTGAGGGATATGGCCGCCGACGACAGCGATCCGGCCAAGGAGATCGAGAAGGCGTCAGTCGAGGATGCCGAATTGGCCCTCGGCCGTATCGCCACCATCGTCGACCAAAAATTGGGCGACGATGATCTGCGGGAATTGCGGGCGTTCCTGCTCGCCGCCGGACGGGGCGTGGCCGGAGCCTCGCGCGAGGGCGTATTGGGCGATAAGGTCAGTGACAAGGAAGAAGCAGTGTTGAAGCGCGTCGAGACCGCCCTCCGGCCCAGCGCCTATAGCCAGGCCAAGCCCGCGCCCAAGCCGGCTCCCAAACCGGCCGGCCCGGCGGCGACAGCCGGCGCGACGACCCAACCCAAGCCCGTGGCCCCGACGCCCAAACCGGCCGCGGCCCAACCCAAGCCGGCCCCGGCCATGCCCAAGCGCGATGATGACGATGACGAGGCGAAGGCCAAAGCCAGGGAAGAGGCCAAGGCGCGTCAGGAGCGGGCGCGCCAAAATGCCGCGGCCAAAGCCGAGGCCCGCAAGGAGGAGGAAGCCAAGGAGCGGCTGGAGAAAGCCCGCCAGGAAGCCGAGGCCCGCCACCGCGAAGCCCAGGCCGAACGTGAGGCCAGAGCCAAGGCCGAAGCCGAAGCCGCCGCCGCCCGCGAAGAGGCCGCCGCCCTGGAAGCCGCGGCCGAGAAGCAAGCTGCCGCCGCGCCCAAGTACACCCAGTTCATCGCCGAGCACACCGTCGTGGCCGGCGACAATCTGAGCTTCATCTCGCAGCGCTACTACGGCCACCAGGGCAACTTTCGCATCATCTATGAAGCGAATCGGGATGTCATTGGCGACAATATGAGTTTGATTCGGCCGGGGCAGGTGTTGAAGATACCGAAGTTGTAG